A stretch of the Candidatus Binatia bacterium genome encodes the following:
- a CDS encoding glycerophosphodiester phosphodiesterase family protein: protein MMHRKKRLPVITALIFSLGILQACSGSSADNGESFQPSSLTVNPMARPEGGPDEASILRFRVTLTEPQPRAVTVRYATSAITAIPGEDYLDTSGELIIPPGALDGSIEVELIGDTEEEPNESFLLSFETSKNATPTAESARATIGNDDSRCDAAFDKLPNPWLVNGGDPLNFAHRGGVTDFPENTLYAYTEAALAGADVLEMDVFQTSDNHLVVLHDAAGVGRTTNGDGAIVDMTLAEVQALDAAYWFIPGEGTRRDRDPDDYIFRGIATGEKAPPPGYSATDFRIPTLPEALSRFADHRINVELKEDDGEGAYEQQMADLLLSFGRRTDLIVATFDDEVSAKFKAVAPCIYTSLPLGVGLDIFAVFLGTGVLPEVPQHIAAQIPPDANQIGDEIPGDDSLPIVTPELVAAAHAVNMPVQVWTINACEDMLWLIELGVDGIMTDRPLLLESLLQQPPGERRCEQAAT, encoded by the coding sequence TTGCCAGTTATAACGGCTCTGATCTTCTCGCTGGGTATATTGCAGGCTTGCTCGGGGAGTTCCGCCGACAACGGGGAGAGCTTCCAGCCCTCCTCGCTCACCGTCAATCCCATGGCGCGGCCCGAAGGCGGGCCGGATGAGGCCTCTATTTTACGATTTCGAGTCACTCTGACCGAACCCCAACCCCGAGCGGTCACCGTGCGCTACGCCACGAGTGCGATCACGGCAATACCCGGCGAGGACTACCTCGACACCTCCGGCGAATTGATCATCCCTCCGGGCGCGTTGGACGGCTCCATCGAGGTCGAGTTGATCGGTGATACCGAGGAAGAACCGAACGAGAGCTTTCTCCTCTCCTTCGAGACCAGCAAGAATGCCACACCCACCGCGGAATCGGCCCGGGCGACTATCGGCAACGACGACAGCAGATGCGATGCAGCCTTCGACAAGCTCCCCAATCCATGGCTGGTCAACGGCGGCGATCCGCTGAACTTCGCTCACCGCGGCGGCGTGACGGACTTCCCCGAAAACACACTCTACGCCTACACAGAGGCTGCACTTGCCGGAGCCGATGTGCTCGAGATGGATGTCTTTCAGACAAGCGACAACCATTTGGTTGTCCTGCATGATGCCGCGGGCGTCGGGCGAACGACCAACGGAGACGGGGCGATCGTCGACATGACGCTTGCCGAGGTGCAGGCGCTCGACGCCGCCTATTGGTTTATCCCCGGCGAAGGCACCCGACGGGACCGGGATCCCGACGACTATATTTTCCGCGGGATCGCCACGGGCGAAAAGGCACCGCCACCGGGCTACAGCGCCACAGACTTTCGCATCCCGACGCTGCCGGAAGCCCTCTCCCGCTTTGCCGATCACCGGATCAATGTGGAACTGAAGGAAGACGATGGCGAGGGTGCCTACGAGCAACAGATGGCCGACCTGTTGCTGAGCTTCGGGCGGCGCACCGACCTGATCGTCGCCACCTTCGATGACGAAGTGAGTGCGAAGTTCAAGGCCGTAGCTCCTTGTATCTATACGTCCCTGCCCCTGGGCGTCGGCTTGGATATTTTCGCGGTCTTTCTCGGCACTGGCGTCCTCCCGGAGGTGCCGCAACATATCGCCGCCCAGATCCCCCCCGACGCCAATCAGATCGGTGACGAGATCCCCGGCGACGACTCCCTGCCCATCGTTACGCCGGAACTCGTAGCCGCAGCCCACGCCGTCAACATGCCCGTTCAGGTGTGGACCATCAATGCGTGCGAAGACATGCTGTGGCTGATCGAGCTCGGAGTGGATGGCATCATGACCGATCGGCCATTACTCCTGGAATCCCTGCTGCAACAACCGCCCGGCGAACGCCGTTGCGAGCAAGCCGCCACCTGA
- a CDS encoding 2-oxoacid:ferredoxin oxidoreductase subunit beta: protein MSYLTPTFRHPDLPVNNLGYTKADYEGALSTLCAGCGHDSISGSIVRAAHELSIEPHKIAKLSGIGCSSKTPTYFLGNSHGFNSVHGRMPSVVTGAALANRDLLYMGVSGDGDTASIGMGQFAHIARRNLNMVYIVMNNGCYGLTKGQDSATADEGSASKKGDPNPFNSIDLCATALQMGATLVARSFSGDKDQLVPLIKAAISHRGFAFIDVVSPCVTFNNNPASTKSYEFVRDHAEATGTIDFVPMGKEITAEYAAGSSHEVTLHDGSSLQLHKLAETHDPLNRRSAINTIEDYRESGNILTGLIYMDESSRDLHDTLETSERALNQLGEADLCPGNEQLRKINASLR, encoded by the coding sequence ATGAGTTACCTGACACCTACGTTTCGTCACCCAGACCTGCCGGTCAATAATCTTGGGTACACCAAGGCGGACTACGAGGGCGCCCTCTCGACCTTATGCGCTGGTTGTGGGCACGATTCGATTTCCGGTTCGATCGTGCGTGCGGCGCACGAGCTGTCGATTGAACCGCACAAGATTGCGAAGCTCTCGGGGATTGGATGCTCGTCGAAAACTCCGACCTACTTTCTCGGGAATTCGCACGGGTTCAACTCGGTCCACGGACGGATGCCGTCGGTGGTGACCGGGGCGGCGTTGGCCAATCGCGATCTCCTTTATATGGGTGTTTCCGGGGATGGCGATACAGCTTCCATCGGAATGGGCCAGTTCGCGCATATCGCTCGGCGCAACCTGAACATGGTCTATATCGTGATGAATAACGGCTGCTACGGACTCACGAAGGGGCAGGATTCGGCGACGGCCGATGAGGGGTCGGCGAGCAAGAAAGGCGACCCGAATCCGTTTAATTCGATCGACCTCTGCGCCACGGCTTTGCAGATGGGTGCCACTCTGGTCGCGCGCAGCTTCTCGGGTGACAAGGACCAACTGGTGCCGCTGATCAAGGCGGCCATCAGCCATCGGGGCTTCGCCTTTATCGATGTCGTGTCTCCGTGCGTGACGTTCAACAATAATCCGGCTTCGACCAAGAGCTACGAGTTCGTTCGTGACCATGCCGAGGCGACGGGTACGATTGATTTTGTCCCCATGGGCAAAGAGATCACGGCGGAGTACGCGGCGGGTTCCAGCCACGAGGTGACGCTACATGATGGCTCCTCGCTTCAGTTGCATAAGTTGGCAGAGACCCATGATCCGCTGAATCGCCGGTCGGCGATCAACACGATCGAGGATTACCGGGAGTCCGGAAATATTTTGACCGGTCTGATCTATATGGATGAATCCTCCAGAGACCTTCACGATACTTTGGAGACCTCCGAGCGCGCGCTCAACCAGCTGGGCGAAGCCGACCTCTGCCCGGGAAACGAGCAACTCCGGAAAATCAACGCTTCCTTGCGTTGA
- a CDS encoding 2-oxoacid:acceptor oxidoreductase subunit alpha, producing MKPLASVNDLVIKFANVNGTGSASANNMFAKALFRMGLPVAPKNIFPSNIQGLPTWYEVRVSEKGYLGRRGGVDIALSVNPQSMAQDIQEVEPGGYFVYDNTKPLDLRLLRDDVSIIGIPLTRICNEEYKDPRQRQLFKNVIYVGALAALLDMDFEVLTGLVEDQFKGKDRLIQPNIHALELGHDWARNHLECPLGVRVEAREGPRDSILLDGNTALGLGAIYGGATVAAWYPITPSTSVVDAFEKYCKRLRVDPETGRRNYAIVQAEDELAAIGMVIGASWNGARAFTATSGPGISLMSEFLGLAYFAEIPTVLFNVQRAGPSTGMPTRTQQSDVLSCAYASHGDTKQVLLFPSTPRECFDLGAKSLDLAERLQTPIILMTDLDLGMNDHISSPLEWDDAREFDRGKVMTAEELEAGKEFGRYLDVDGDGICYRTYPGTHATRGSFFTRGTSRDEFAIYTEKGEEYEKNMLRLMRKWDTIPEHLPAPEIIESDQDTDAAVLYYGTSEASSREALDYLADDGIYLDAMRVRAFPFSHIVREFIEKHERVYVIEQNRDAQLRTLLMTELGLAPDQLKPVLSFDGNPISARNIRKQIRRYQEGGDITPFHRENIAIRGAGDSA from the coding sequence ATGAAGCCCCTTGCTTCGGTGAATGACCTCGTCATCAAATTCGCCAATGTGAACGGAACAGGTTCTGCCAGCGCCAACAATATGTTTGCCAAGGCTCTGTTCCGCATGGGTCTGCCGGTAGCTCCGAAGAATATCTTTCCATCCAATATTCAGGGTCTGCCTACCTGGTACGAAGTCCGGGTGTCGGAGAAGGGCTATCTGGGTCGGCGGGGCGGCGTGGATATCGCGCTTTCCGTGAATCCGCAGAGCATGGCGCAGGACATCCAGGAGGTCGAGCCGGGTGGCTACTTCGTGTACGACAACACGAAGCCACTGGATCTCCGCCTGCTGCGCGATGATGTCTCGATTATCGGTATTCCTCTGACGCGGATCTGCAACGAGGAGTATAAAGACCCTCGCCAGCGCCAGCTGTTCAAAAACGTCATCTATGTCGGTGCGCTCGCGGCGCTGCTGGATATGGACTTCGAGGTGCTCACCGGTCTGGTCGAGGATCAGTTCAAGGGAAAAGACAGGCTGATCCAGCCGAATATTCACGCACTGGAATTGGGTCATGATTGGGCGCGTAACCATCTCGAGTGCCCTCTGGGTGTCCGCGTTGAAGCCCGCGAAGGGCCCCGGGATTCCATTCTTCTCGATGGGAATACGGCGCTGGGCCTGGGCGCTATTTATGGTGGCGCTACGGTGGCCGCGTGGTACCCGATCACACCGTCGACGTCGGTCGTCGATGCCTTCGAGAAATATTGCAAGCGTCTGCGCGTCGATCCGGAAACCGGCCGTCGCAACTACGCCATTGTTCAGGCAGAGGATGAACTTGCCGCTATCGGTATGGTGATCGGCGCCAGTTGGAACGGCGCCCGCGCGTTCACCGCGACCTCCGGTCCCGGAATTTCATTGATGAGCGAATTTCTGGGGCTTGCCTACTTCGCGGAGATTCCCACGGTGCTTTTCAACGTGCAACGTGCCGGGCCGTCCACGGGCATGCCGACGCGGACCCAACAGTCGGATGTCCTGTCCTGTGCTTATGCTTCCCATGGCGATACCAAGCAGGTCCTGCTCTTTCCGTCGACGCCGCGCGAATGCTTTGACCTCGGGGCGAAATCGCTCGATCTTGCGGAGCGCTTGCAGACGCCGATTATTCTGATGACGGATCTCGATCTCGGCATGAACGATCATATCTCGAGTCCTCTGGAATGGGATGATGCCCGCGAGTTTGACCGGGGCAAGGTGATGACGGCCGAGGAGCTCGAAGCGGGCAAGGAGTTCGGCCGGTACCTCGACGTCGACGGCGACGGGATCTGCTATCGGACCTACCCCGGGACGCACGCGACGCGAGGGTCCTTCTTTACCCGGGGTACCTCTCGCGACGAGTTCGCCATCTACACGGAAAAGGGCGAGGAGTACGAGAAGAATATGCTTCGCCTGATGCGCAAATGGGATACGATTCCCGAGCATCTTCCGGCTCCGGAGATTATCGAATCCGATCAGGATACCGACGCGGCCGTGCTCTATTACGGCACCAGCGAGGCTTCCTCCCGCGAGGCCCTCGACTATCTCGCAGATGACGGCATTTACCTGGATGCCATGCGGGTGCGCGCGTTCCCGTTCAGTCATATTGTGCGCGAGTTCATCGAAAAGCACGAGCGAGTGTATGTGATCGAGCAAAATCGGGATGCACAATTGCGGACATTGCTGATGACCGAGCTCGGACTGGCCCCCGATCAACTCAAGCCGGTTCTGAGCTTTGATGGAAACCCGATCAGTGCTCGCAATATCCGCAAGCAAATCAGGAGATACCAGGAGGGCGGGGATATTACGCCTTTTCATCGTGAGAACATCGCTATCCGTGGCGCCGGAGATTCCGCATGA
- a CDS encoding FAD-dependent oxidoreductase yields MKATDTKNPEYFHKVVDCQYACPAHTPVPEYIRLIAEGRYSDAYMVNWESNVFPGILGRTCDRPCEPACRRGRIEEEPVAICRLKRVAADNKDAATVESRLPVIPEKKNGKRIALIGAGPASLTVARDLAPLGYIIDIFDNQFAGGGMMRSQIPAFRLPVGVLDEEVNYILDRGVNATFDVEVESLKSILDQDYDAVFVGTGAPRGKGLELPGLEDVTANVHLGIDWLSSVAFEHTHEIGKRVLVLGGGNTAMDCCRTSKRLGGDDVRVVVRSPYADMKASPWEKEDAQHEGIPIFDNHVPKDFVVEEGRLKGMHFEKVRAEYDADGRRRLIPTDEDLVFMEADAVLMAIGQENSFPWIERDIGIEFGKWDMPVVDKVTFQSTNEKVFFGGDAAFGPENVITAVAHGHQAAVSIDLFLNGKSVTDRLHPMVNLVSQKMGVHEWSYDNGIADDDRYVVPMAPLAETLADRKMEVELGFDQATGYQETQRCLNCDVQTVFDTPLCIECDACVDVCPTDCITFTGDGEEDDLRTRLSAPAANATQDLYVSELLPTARIMVKDEDVCLHCGLCAERCPTAAWDMQKFLYQVSKAGQPA; encoded by the coding sequence GTGAAAGCAACTGATACGAAGAACCCGGAGTACTTCCACAAGGTAGTGGATTGCCAATACGCCTGCCCGGCTCATACGCCGGTGCCCGAATATATTCGACTCATTGCTGAGGGCCGCTACAGCGACGCTTATATGGTGAATTGGGAGTCGAATGTATTTCCCGGGATATTGGGTCGGACCTGCGATCGCCCCTGCGAACCAGCGTGCCGGCGTGGTCGGATCGAAGAAGAGCCCGTCGCCATTTGCCGGCTCAAACGTGTCGCTGCCGACAACAAGGATGCGGCAACGGTCGAAAGCCGACTCCCGGTGATCCCGGAAAAGAAAAATGGGAAGCGCATCGCCCTGATCGGCGCCGGGCCTGCTTCCCTGACGGTGGCGCGTGATCTGGCGCCGCTCGGCTATATTATCGATATCTTCGATAACCAATTCGCCGGTGGCGGGATGATGCGCAGTCAGATCCCTGCTTTTAGATTGCCGGTGGGGGTTCTGGACGAGGAAGTGAATTATATCCTCGATCGTGGGGTCAACGCGACATTCGATGTCGAAGTGGAGAGCCTCAAGTCAATTCTTGACCAAGACTACGATGCGGTATTCGTCGGCACGGGTGCTCCGCGCGGCAAGGGACTGGAACTACCGGGCCTCGAGGACGTGACCGCGAATGTTCATCTCGGTATCGACTGGTTGTCGTCGGTTGCCTTTGAGCACACTCACGAGATTGGCAAGCGAGTGTTGGTACTGGGCGGTGGGAACACTGCAATGGATTGCTGCCGGACGTCCAAGCGACTCGGCGGCGACGATGTGCGTGTGGTCGTGCGCTCGCCCTATGCGGATATGAAGGCGTCACCTTGGGAAAAGGAAGATGCTCAGCATGAGGGGATCCCGATTTTCGACAATCACGTCCCCAAGGATTTCGTGGTGGAAGAGGGCCGTCTGAAGGGCATGCATTTCGAGAAGGTCCGCGCCGAATACGACGCCGACGGCAGACGCCGTCTGATTCCCACCGATGAGGACCTGGTGTTCATGGAAGCCGATGCGGTGCTGATGGCCATTGGTCAGGAAAACTCGTTCCCCTGGATCGAGCGAGATATCGGCATCGAGTTTGGCAAATGGGATATGCCGGTCGTGGACAAGGTCACCTTCCAGTCGACTAATGAAAAAGTCTTCTTCGGCGGCGATGCGGCATTCGGCCCGGAAAATGTGATCACCGCGGTGGCCCATGGGCATCAGGCTGCCGTCAGCATCGACCTTTTCCTCAATGGCAAGAGCGTCACCGATCGGTTGCACCCGATGGTGAACCTGGTCAGCCAAAAAATGGGCGTCCACGAGTGGAGCTACGATAACGGCATCGCAGACGACGATCGCTATGTGGTGCCGATGGCGCCGCTTGCGGAAACCCTCGCTGATCGCAAGATGGAGGTGGAACTCGGCTTCGATCAGGCGACGGGTTATCAGGAAACCCAGCGCTGCTTGAACTGCGATGTGCAGACGGTCTTCGATACGCCTCTCTGTATCGAATGCGATGCCTGTGTGGATGTCTGTCCTACGGATTGTATTACCTTCACCGGAGACGGTGAGGAAGACGACCTCCGCACCCGCCTGTCGGCGCCGGCGGCCAATGCAACGCAGGATCTATACGTATCCGAGCTGCTGCCGACGGCTCGGATCATGGTGAAGGACGAGGACGTCTGTCTGCACTGTGGGCTATGCGCGGAGCGCTGCCCCACGGCGGCGTGGGATATGCAGAAATTCCTCTACCAGGTGAGCAAGGCAGGACAGCCGGCATGA
- a CDS encoding MFS transporter yields the protein MQKATGATMFYYGSGAVAVGIKNILFASFVLLYYNQVLGMDPFLASSALALALVLDAVSDPLIGAWSDRVKSRLGRRHPFMYASILPFSCSIYFILQPPVWVASDDLFLYLLLMSMAVRLSMTFYEVPRQALGPELTKDYEQRTALVGVATAFAWLGGAGMVACIYAFFFPETGVYTGSKALLNPEGYESMALAAAVAVFISCVFSTVGLQGKIDHLYVPPETGRLRFGDFLREARETLANRSWVVIFLAGLVFALFIGLQSGTDQYYNIYFWQWVPAQLTPIPIVQGLAVIAAALLTSRLAVGRDKKRLAVGLFSTTVVLGPLPLALRLLSEATGTLFFPPNGTDLLWWILLAHVSLMGALSVGGFILIGSMVADIVEQSQEVTGRRSEGLLSAGPALVQKTMSAGGVWITGILLSVFGFDAVEPTVESMREPMHRLAVFHLILGVSLPAISTYLVSKYTITRESHLERLETLGYADPPPETSDD from the coding sequence ATGCAGAAGGCCACCGGCGCCACGATGTTCTACTACGGCTCGGGTGCGGTTGCGGTCGGCATCAAAAACATTCTTTTCGCTTCGTTTGTCCTGCTTTACTACAATCAGGTTCTGGGAATGGATCCGTTCCTGGCCAGTTCGGCACTCGCTCTTGCATTGGTCCTCGACGCGGTCTCGGACCCGCTGATCGGCGCCTGGTCGGATCGGGTGAAGTCCCGGCTCGGCCGCCGGCATCCGTTCATGTATGCCAGCATCCTCCCCTTTTCGTGCTCGATCTATTTCATTCTGCAACCGCCGGTTTGGGTCGCGTCGGACGATCTCTTTCTCTATCTGCTCCTGATGTCGATGGCGGTGCGGCTCTCGATGACGTTCTACGAAGTGCCGAGGCAAGCTCTGGGCCCGGAATTGACCAAAGACTACGAGCAGCGGACAGCATTGGTGGGAGTGGCTACGGCGTTCGCGTGGCTGGGGGGCGCCGGGATGGTCGCCTGCATCTACGCGTTCTTCTTTCCCGAGACCGGTGTCTACACCGGCTCGAAGGCGCTTCTCAATCCGGAAGGTTATGAGTCGATGGCGCTGGCGGCAGCCGTAGCTGTCTTCATTTCCTGCGTGTTCTCGACCGTCGGCCTGCAGGGAAAAATCGACCACCTCTACGTGCCCCCCGAAACCGGGAGGCTCCGCTTCGGAGATTTTCTTCGTGAGGCTCGGGAAACCCTCGCCAATCGATCATGGGTGGTGATCTTTCTCGCGGGGTTGGTGTTCGCACTCTTCATCGGTCTCCAGTCGGGGACCGATCAGTATTATAATATCTACTTCTGGCAGTGGGTTCCGGCGCAGTTGACGCCCATTCCGATCGTGCAGGGGCTCGCCGTGATTGCGGCGGCTCTTTTGACATCACGTTTGGCGGTGGGGCGCGACAAGAAGCGCCTTGCGGTCGGGCTCTTCTCGACAACGGTCGTTTTGGGCCCGCTCCCTCTGGCGCTGCGCCTTCTCAGTGAAGCCACCGGCACGCTTTTCTTTCCTCCGAACGGTACCGATCTCCTCTGGTGGATTTTGCTGGCTCACGTGAGCTTGATGGGCGCACTGTCGGTTGGGGGCTTCATTCTGATCGGCTCGATGGTGGCCGACATCGTGGAGCAAAGCCAGGAAGTCACGGGGCGCCGCAGCGAAGGGCTGCTGTCGGCCGGGCCGGCGCTGGTTCAAAAGACCATGAGTGCAGGCGGAGTCTGGATTACCGGGATCCTCTTGTCGGTTTTCGGTTTCGATGCTGTCGAGCCCACAGTGGAATCGATGCGCGAACCCATGCACCGTCTGGCCGTCTTCCACCTGATCCTTGGGGTGTCGTTGCCCGCGATCTCGACCTATCTGGTTTCGAAGTACACGATTACGCGAGAGTCTCATCTCGAGCGTCTCGAGACATTGGGTTACGCCGATCCGCCTCCCGAAACCTCCGATGATTGA
- a CDS encoding SDR family oxidoreductase, translating into MELSDKVAIITGAARGVGAAIAHRIAKAGAQVILADVRDDEGARIAAEIGPNASFAHLDVTDETQWNQLVETVVRDKGRLDILVNNAAVLDIGRISNTSAATFRRVLDVNTTGPFLGTQAAYVPMAAQGKGAVINIGSIDGMFGTNGLSAYVTSKFGLRGLTKAAALEFGRDGIRVNYIASGGGNPQMYEPWMEKILPFLDDTVAFQNDRAIPGGAPAEAIADAVVFLASDAATHITGAELPVDNGATAGHFIAGFNSL; encoded by the coding sequence ATGGAACTCAGCGATAAAGTAGCAATCATAACCGGAGCGGCCCGCGGTGTCGGCGCCGCGATCGCGCACCGGATAGCAAAGGCAGGTGCCCAAGTGATCCTCGCCGACGTCCGGGATGACGAGGGCGCAAGGATCGCCGCCGAGATCGGCCCGAACGCGAGCTTCGCCCACCTCGACGTCACCGATGAGACCCAATGGAACCAACTGGTCGAGACGGTTGTCCGCGACAAAGGCCGACTCGACATCCTGGTGAACAATGCGGCCGTCCTCGACATTGGTCGGATCAGCAACACGTCGGCGGCAACTTTTCGGCGCGTCCTCGATGTAAATACGACCGGACCTTTTCTCGGTACCCAGGCGGCCTACGTCCCGATGGCGGCGCAGGGCAAGGGCGCGGTGATCAATATTGGCTCGATTGACGGGATGTTCGGCACCAATGGGCTGAGCGCCTACGTCACCTCCAAATTCGGCTTGCGGGGTCTCACCAAAGCCGCCGCCCTCGAATTCGGGCGCGACGGGATTCGCGTCAATTATATCGCCAGCGGCGGCGGCAACCCCCAGATGTACGAGCCCTGGATGGAGAAGATCCTGCCATTTCTCGACGACACGGTAGCCTTCCAGAACGACCGCGCCATTCCCGGAGGAGCCCCCGCCGAGGCGATCGCGGATGCCGTCGTCTTTCTGGCCTCGGACGCCGCCACCCACATCACCGGGGCCGAGTTACCGGTCGACAACGGAGCGACTGCCGGCCATTTCATTGCCGGGTTCAACAGTCTCTGA
- a CDS encoding GntR family transcriptional regulator produces the protein MSTEPSRSARHQGGHLTQAETVRIGLESDILTGRLSPGSVIDETETSKQFGVSRTPVREAIFLLVQAGLIKKEARKRAIVAEFNVDDFFGLFETLAELEGLSARFATSRMSRAERFELSKIHSLAAEKLLVGEIDNYAALGRAFHSLILEGSKNTTLVKITSELAARLVPYRRFQVSLEGGLQRNQDDHEIILAAIRANDADAAYEAMRKHTLEQSESVIENIPAFSELAPPQENRGNLLQLKAGSDFS, from the coding sequence ATGAGCACAGAACCCTCCCGCAGCGCCCGTCATCAGGGCGGCCATCTGACTCAGGCCGAAACTGTTCGGATCGGTCTGGAATCCGATATTCTGACCGGGCGACTCAGCCCCGGCAGCGTCATCGATGAAACCGAGACCTCCAAACAATTTGGTGTGTCCCGGACCCCGGTTCGCGAAGCCATCTTCCTGTTGGTTCAGGCGGGTCTGATTAAAAAAGAGGCCCGCAAGAGAGCCATTGTCGCCGAATTCAATGTCGACGACTTCTTCGGACTGTTTGAAACTCTGGCCGAACTCGAGGGCCTCTCCGCCAGGTTCGCGACATCGCGCATGAGTCGCGCCGAGCGTTTTGAATTATCGAAAATCCACTCGCTGGCCGCCGAAAAGCTGCTCGTTGGAGAAATCGACAATTACGCCGCCTTGGGTCGCGCTTTCCATTCCCTGATTCTGGAGGGAAGCAAAAACACGACTCTGGTGAAGATCACCTCCGAGCTCGCCGCCAGGCTGGTGCCCTACCGACGCTTTCAGGTGTCGCTGGAAGGCGGCCTGCAGCGCAACCAGGACGACCACGAAATCATCCTCGCCGCGATTCGAGCCAATGACGCTGATGCCGCCTATGAGGCAATGCGCAAACATACTCTGGAACAGAGCGAATCCGTGATTGAAAATATCCCGGCATTTTCCGAGCTGGCACCACCACAGGAGAATCGGGGAAATCTACTGCAATTGAAGGCCGGGAGTGACTTTTCATGA
- a CDS encoding aromatic ring-hydroxylating dioxygenase subunit alpha gives MTPSIPTDEQNAGQDLEGAEELRGLAKRAHHHFKNKTTDQAGSPLQLPVGAYLDEERFKREFERVFTKLPLGLALSIELPEPGTYLAKTVCRKPVLLTRDKHGKARAFLNVCRHRGATVCAEGAGKKSRFACPYHSWTYAADGELVYLNAADTFGEVDKSTLGLTELPSAEKSGVIWVALDPLATFNVDDWLGDFAEKLDSLDLGNWYLYKQRDLPGPGWKATIDGYLEVYHHDTVHGKTVGKHTVGNLLVHDTYGPHQRLTFGRKNLNELDQMEDPDWDGNQYIRIIHSAFPNLSISGIVGGHCLVSQVFPGDTPFSTTTRQTLLCSRKPDSDAEELAAKEFSAMTLQAVQDEDYVVVDSIQRALPAGANSHFLIGRNEPGVQHYHQWVARFMQETGNQQKT, from the coding sequence ATGACACCATCAATTCCGACAGACGAACAAAACGCCGGGCAAGACCTCGAAGGCGCTGAGGAACTGCGCGGTCTCGCCAAGCGCGCCCACCACCATTTCAAAAACAAGACAACCGATCAGGCCGGATCCCCGCTGCAACTTCCGGTAGGAGCCTATCTCGACGAAGAGCGATTCAAGCGAGAGTTCGAAAGAGTTTTCACGAAATTGCCGTTGGGACTCGCACTTTCGATCGAGCTTCCGGAACCCGGCACCTACCTGGCCAAGACCGTGTGCAGGAAACCGGTCCTGCTGACGCGGGACAAGCACGGCAAGGCCCGTGCGTTTCTGAATGTCTGCCGACACCGTGGGGCCACCGTCTGTGCCGAAGGCGCCGGCAAAAAGTCTCGCTTCGCCTGCCCGTATCACTCCTGGACGTATGCGGCCGATGGTGAACTCGTCTACCTCAATGCCGCAGATACTTTTGGCGAAGTGGACAAATCGACATTGGGACTGACCGAACTGCCGTCTGCCGAAAAGTCCGGGGTGATCTGGGTCGCGCTGGATCCGCTCGCGACGTTCAATGTCGATGACTGGCTTGGCGATTTCGCAGAGAAGCTGGACTCACTCGATCTCGGCAACTGGTATTTATACAAGCAACGTGACCTGCCCGGCCCGGGCTGGAAAGCTACCATCGATGGCTATCTCGAGGTGTATCACCACGACACCGTGCACGGAAAAACCGTCGGAAAACACACGGTCGGTAATCTCCTCGTTCACGATACCTACGGCCCTCACCAGCGGTTGACCTTTGGCCGAAAAAACCTCAACGAGCTGGATCAGATGGAAGATCCTGATTGGGATGGCAATCAGTATATCCGCATCATTCATTCCGCGTTTCCCAATTTATCGATTTCCGGAATCGTCGGGGGCCATTGCCTCGTCAGTCAGGTTTTCCCGGGCGACACGCCTTTCTCGACGACAACCAGGCAAACCCTGCTCTGCTCCCGCAAGCCCGATTCGGATGCCGAGGAATTGGCGGCCAAGGAATTCTCAGCGATGACGCTGCAGGCCGTGCAAGATGAGGATTACGTCGTCGTCGACAGCATCCAGCGCGCATTGCCCGCTGGCGCCAATAGCCATTTTCTTATCGGCAGAAACGAACCCGGCGTGCAGCACTACCACCAATGGGTGGCGCGCTTCATGCAAGAGACCGGCAACCAACAAAAGACATAG